One stretch of Paenibacillus sp. AN1007 DNA includes these proteins:
- the rsmD gene encoding 16S rRNA (guanine(966)-N(2))-methyltransferase RsmD — protein sequence MRVVSGSAKGRPLKAVPGTGTRPTTDKVKEALFSMIGPYFEGGAALDLFAGSGGLGIEALSRGMDKAVFVDLEPKSIEVIRANLKAAKLEDRAAVYRNDAGRALKALAKRNTTFDLVFLDPPYRMKDGHELMLTMHELELLAQGAVIVLEYESKHEYPERFGPFEQTRKAVYGETAVSIYDYVPGAEENEENSITEGEAPHD from the coding sequence GTGAGAGTGGTATCTGGAAGTGCGAAGGGCAGGCCGCTGAAGGCTGTTCCCGGCACAGGTACGCGACCGACTACCGATAAGGTGAAGGAAGCGTTGTTTAGTATGATTGGCCCTTATTTCGAGGGCGGGGCAGCATTGGATCTGTTTGCAGGTAGTGGAGGTCTCGGCATCGAGGCGCTGAGCCGCGGCATGGACAAGGCTGTTTTTGTTGATCTGGAACCGAAAAGTATTGAAGTGATCCGCGCGAATCTGAAAGCAGCGAAGCTGGAGGATCGGGCGGCCGTATATCGTAACGATGCAGGTCGTGCGCTCAAAGCGCTGGCCAAGCGGAACACAACGTTTGATCTGGTGTTTCTTGATCCTCCTTATCGAATGAAAGATGGGCATGAGTTAATGTTAACGATGCACGAACTGGAACTGCTTGCACAGGGTGCAGTCATCGTGCTGGAATACGAATCGAAACACGAATACCCTGAGCGGTTCGGCCCATTTGAACAAACGCGCAAAGCCGTGTATGGGGAGACCGCTGTATCCATTTACGATTATGTACCTGGTGCAGAAGAGAATGAAGAAAACAGCATCACAGAAGGGGAGGCTCCTCATGACTGA